The Methanosarcina acetivorans C2A genome includes the window AAATCAGAAAATTAAAACAAGTAAAAAAGAAAACCATCATATGAATATAAAGAAAAAAATAATCAGGGAAAAACAGTTTTATTTGGTGGGAGACTATCCAGCATACCACATTCAATAGCCCCAAAATATGTTTTGGATGATATTAACGATTTTATTTTATACGTACGTTGCAGGAAGCCTGCATCTCGATCCTTGAGCAACGCCAGCATCTGGTCGGCTTTTTCTGTATACTCGGGCATCAGGCCCAAGAGGATGTCCATGGTCATCAACGGATTTTTGTGTGGCTGGCCATGATGTCCGCATCAGGAACTTGCCGCGCAGGTCAGACAAGCGTATACTTGCCCTTAAACGCTTGGGCACCATCGTTATCGCCGGCCTGGACTATGCATCGACTTCGATGGCAATAGCTTGGGTCCAGGGCTGCTTTTCACTGGATGTGTAGATCTTGCTGTTGTGTACTACATAGTCGGCTGCATTTTGAACCCTGGATTGCATGAATATCCCTTTTTAGTCCAATTCACGAACAAGCGGGTGGTGACTGCAACGCAAACCACCGGCAAAAATGGTGATGGCATCATATTCAATGGTATGGACATTGACACCTTTTTTGTCGAGTTGTTCAGCAATGTGCGGCAGACGTTTATCAATGAGTATCTCATTGGGGCCCAGGATCATCCCATTGCCAGCCAAAAGGTTGAGCGCTTCATATTTCGTGACGTTGATAAACTCCCAACCCTTGATCAAATCCGGCAAACCTTCCACAAACATATCGGGGCAGATGATCGCCAGCCCTTCACGAACCGTCGCCAGCCCGTCATCGAGGTGCAGGTAGTCTGCACCCAAGGCGACCGTGTGCACGGTGTATTCATCCCCCAGATAGTTTCTCAGCCACTCGATTCCCTTCATGCTTGTGGCAAAATTCCCTTGACTGTGCCCAACCAACACATCTTTGCCGAAAGGGAAAACATCACCGCCTTCAAGATAGGCCCCGGTACCCGACTGAATGTCTTCCTGTCGCATCGGACTGGGGGGCGGCATGACGGCATAGTGGCAGTCTCGTT containing:
- a CDS encoding dimethylarginine dimethylaminohydrolase family protein gives rise to the protein MQQKRVNVTHDWGTLKEVVVGRVIDFRYPEYSEKLRQSVAYVPEKMQKQLRDYAGKLFSETSPGDYERAVAQVENLVEFLEKRNIVIHRPRALSDEELRAYYEFSSFSGQTYARDSMIVIGNHVIEAALRQPWRFKERFGLRPLFEQLAAERDCHYAVMPPPSPMRQEDIQSGTGAYLEGGDVFPFGKDVLVGHSQGNFATSMKGIEWLRNYLGDEYTVHTVALGADYLHLDDGLATVREGLAIICPDMFVEGLPDLIKGWEFINVTKYEALNLLAGNGMILGPNEILIDKRLPHIAEQLDKKGVNVHTIEYDAITIFAGGLRCSHHPLVRELD